The Ramlibacter sp. PS4R-6 nucleotide sequence GAACCGCTCATGGGATCAGCTCTGGCAGTCCGCGGGCGTACGCGCAGTGAGTTTCTTTTCCTGTGCGTACTTGGCGGCCGTGGTGCGGATCAGCGGCTTGATCACCTGCTCGTCGGCCTGCAGCCAGTCGCTGGTGAACTGCCACTTGCCGCCGTCCCAGGTGTGGATGCGGGCCCAGGCGGCGCCCATGTGGTCCACGCACGAGGTGCTGATCGGGCGCATCACGCCGCCGAAGCCCAGCGCATCCAGCTTGGCCTGCGTGAGGTTCAGGTTTTCCATGCCCCAGCGCACCTGTTCGCCGGTCATGACCTTGCCCTTGCCGTAGCGCTCCTGCGCCGAGCGGATGCCTTCCACGCCCAGCATCGCGCTCATCGCGCCGCGCATGTACAGCACCTGGCCGACCTCGTCCTTCGGTCCCGTGCCCTGGCCCTTGCCGTGCACCTTCTCCAGGATCTCCTTCACGACCTTGGACTGCGGCTCGGCGCCGTGCTGCATCGTCACCGCGTTGTAGCCCTTGGCGCCGTCGCCCACGTCCTTCACGTCCGGCTCCGCGCCCGACCACCACACGCCGTACATCTTGTCGCGCGGGAAGCCGGTGGCCACGGCCTCCTTCAGGGCGGTGGAGTTCATCACGCCCCAGCCCCACAGCAGCACGTAGTCGGGACGGTTCTGGCGGATCTGCAGCCAGGTGGCCTTCTGCTCGACGCCGGGGGGCGCCACCGGCAGCAGCGAGAGCTGGAAGCCGTGCATGCCGGCGCGCTCCTGCAGCAGCGGGATCGGCTCCTTGCCATACGGGCTGTCGTGGTAGACG carries:
- a CDS encoding ABC transporter substrate-binding protein, giving the protein MKLLKVVVAAALAASIGSVWAQAKEQFIPVLSYRTGAYAPNGTPWANGFVDYLKLVNARGGLNGVKLSFEECETGYDTARSVECYERLKGKNGGASFVQPLSTGATFAITEKAPGDKIPLLSIGYGRSESADGTVFKWNFPIAGTYWVAADAIMQAIAKKEGGWDKLRGKKVTLVYHDSPYGKEPIPLLQERAGMHGFQLSLLPVAPPGVEQKATWLQIRQNRPDYVLLWGWGVMNSTALKEAVATGFPRDKMYGVWWSGAEPDVKDVGDGAKGYNAVTMQHGAEPQSKVVKEILEKVHGKGQGTGPKDEVGQVLYMRGAMSAMLGVEGIRSAQERYGKGKVMTGEQVRWGMENLNLTQAKLDALGFGGVMRPISTSCVDHMGAAWARIHTWDGGKWQFTSDWLQADEQVIKPLIRTTAAKYAQEKKLTARTPADCQS